The DNA segment ACTCGCCGGAAGTTCTCGAACAGCTGATTCTGGCTGGTCTGGACGTCGCCCGTCTGAACTTCTCCCACGGCACCCCCGACGAGCACAAGGCTCGCGCGAAGCTGGTGCGTGACCTCGCCGCCAAGCACGGCCGCTTCGTCGCCCTGCTGGGTGACCTGCAAGGCCCGAAAATCCGTATCGCCAAATTCGCCAACAAGCGCATCGAGCTGAAGATCGGTGACAAGTTCACCTTCTCCACCAGCCATCCGCTGACCGAAGGCAACCAGCAAGTGGTCGGCATCGACTACCCGGATCTGGTGAAAGACTGCGGCGTGGGCGACGAGCTGCTGCTCGACGACGGCCGCGTAGTGATGCGCGTCGAAACCGCCACCGCTACCGAGCTGCACTGTGTCGTGACCATCGGCGGCCCGCTGTCCGACCACAAAGGCATCAACCGTCGCGGTGGCGGCCTGACCGCGCCGGCCCTGACTGAAAAAGACAAGGCCGACATCAAGCTCGCCGCCGAAATGGAAGTCGACTACCTCGCCGTGTCCTTCCCGCGTGACGCCGCCGACATGAACTACGCCCGTCAACTGCGCGACGAAGCCGGCGGCACTGCCTGGCTGGTGGCGAAGATCGAACGCGCCGAAGCCGTGGCCGATGACGAAACCCTCGACGGCCTGATCAAGGCGTCCGACGCAGTGATGGTTGCCCGTGGCGACCTCGGTGTGGAAATCGGCGACGCCGAGTTGGTGGGCATTCAGAAGAAGATCATTCTGCACGCACGCCGCCACAACAAAGCGGTGATCGTGGCGACCCAGATGATGGAGTCGATGATCCAGAACCCGATGCCGACCCGCGCCGAAGTGTCCGACGTGGCCAACGCCGTGCTCGACTACACCGACGCCGTGATGCTCTCGGCTGAATCCGCCGCTGGCCAGTACCCGCTGGAAGCTGTGCAGGCGATGGCACGCATCTGCGTCGGCGCTGAAAAGCACCCGACCGGCAAGACCTCCAGCCACCGTATCGGCAAAGAGTTCGAGCGTTGCGACGAAAGCATCGCCCTGGCGACCATGTACACCGCCAACCACTTCCCGGGCGTGAAAGCGATCATCGCCCTGACTGAAAGCGGCTACACCCCGTTGATCATGTCGCGCATCCGTTCTTCGGTGCCGATCTACGCGTTCACCCCGCACCGCGAAGCCCAGGCTCGCGCAGCGATGTTCCGTGGCGTGTACACCGTGCCATTCGACCCGGCCTCGCTGGCACCGAACGAAGTCAGCCAGAAGGCAATCGACGAGCTGGTCAAGCGCGGCGTTGTGGAAAAAGGCGACTGGGTCATCCTGACCAAGGGCGACAGCTACCACACCACCGGCGGCACCAACGGCATGAAAATCCTGCACGTGGGCGACCCACAGGTCTGAGTGATCAGCTGAAAAAACAAAGCCCCGGCATGTGAGTGCCGGGGCTTTTTGCATTCTGATCCTGAGGTTTTATTGGCCGACCCGGCCTCTTCGCGAGCAAGCCCGCTCCCACAGTGGGAATGCATTCCAATTGTGGGAGCTCACTGGCTCTGACAGGGAAATGCATTCCAATTGTGGGAGCGGGCTTGCTCGCGAAGGGGCCAGGCCGGTCAGCGAAAATCTCAATGGCGTTTGATAAACCCGGTCAACGCCGCCAATGCCTCCGGCGAGCGCAAGCGTTGGGTGAACAACACGCCCTCCTCTTCGATCACTTTACGGATCAACTCGCGCTCCGGCGCTTTGAGCAATTGCTTGCTGATGCGCACCGCCTCTGCGGGCAGCTCATCGAAGCGCAAGGCCATTTCCCGCGCCTTGCTCAATGCCGCTTCGCCGCTGCCCAATGCCTCGGTGGCAATGCCCCACTGCGCCGCCTGTTCACCGCTGAAACCCTCGCCGAGCAGCAACAGCTCTGCCGCTTTGGCATGCCCGAGCAACCGCGGCAGGATCAGGCTGGAGCCGAATTCCGGGCACAGCCCCAGATTGACGAACGGCATACGCAGCCGTGCATCGCGGCTGACATAAACCAGATCGCAATGCAGCAACAACGTGGTGCCAATGCCCACCGCTGCCCCAGCCACCGCGGCGATCACCGGTTTGCGGCATTCGAGAAGGTTGAGCATGAAGTGGAACACCGGGCTGTCGAGGTCGCTCGGCGGTTGCTGGATGAAGTCGGCGATGTCGTTGCCGGCGGTGAAGCACTCGGCGCTGCCGGTGATCAGCACGGCGTTGATTTCAGGATCGCTGTCGGCCTGCCTCAAGGCCTCGGCGAGGCGACTGTACATCGCGCGGGTCAGGGCGTTTTTCTTGTCCGGGCGGTTGAGGCGCAGGGTGAGCAAACCGCGTTCGCGTTCCAGCAGGATGGCTTCGGTCATGGCGTGTCTCAACATGGCTGGTTACAAGGTTCATCTGTGGCGAGGGAGCTTGTCGGATCGCCGCACCGTCCCGCTTGAGTGCGCAGCGCTCACAGGCTTTTGGGGCCGCTGCGCGGCCTAGCGGGAGCAAGTTCCCTCGCCACAGAAGCGCCCTCAACCAGAGAAGGATCTGCGCTCAACCGCGGGCCAGAAACACATCCGCCAGCAGTTGATTACGCGGCAGTCCGGCCAGGTACAGACGTTTGGCAAAGGCGTCGACACTGGCGCTTGAGCCGCAGACTAAGGCCAGGGTCTGCCGGGAAACAAGGCGCAGTTGCGCCAAAGCGGCGGCTGAGTCGGCCGCCGTCCACAGCTCGACGCTGAGGTTTTCGCGCTGCGCAGCAAGCGCCGCCAGGGGTTTGGCCAGATAGTGCTCGCGCGCGTCATGGGCCAGGTGAATGACGCGGATGGCGCCTTGGTGATCCTGGCGCAAGGCTTCGCGCAGCACGCCGAACAACGGGCCCAGCCCGGTGCCGGCCGCCAGCAACCACAAGGGTCGGGTGTGCCAGTCCGGGTCGTAATGCAGCGCGCCACCGCGCAATTCGCCGAGGCGGATCGGATCGCCGATCTGCAGGCGCCGCGCCGCATCGCTGAATTCGCCGGGCTGGCGGCAGTCGAGGTGAAATTCGAGAAAACGGTCTTCCTGCGGCAAGCTCGCCAGCGAATACGGCCGGGCGATGTGGTTGATCCACAGCACCAGATGCTGCCCGGCGGCGTAGCGCAGCGGACGTTGCGGGGTCAGGCGCAAACGCAGGACGTTGTCGCTGAGCCAGTCCAGCGCCTCGACCACCGCCGGGCGCCCGTCGCTGATCGGGTCGAAGGTGTGCACCTCCAAGTTTTCCGTGACCTGACACTGACAGGCCAGTCGCCAGCCCTCCTGACGCTGTTCGGCGCTCAGGGCATCCGGGCGGCTGTCGGCGGGCAAGCCGTTCACACACTGCACCAGGCAGGCATGGCAACTGCCGGCGCGGCAGCTGTAAGGCACCACGACGCCGTTCTGGTTAAGGGCGTCGAGCAGATTGCTGCCCGCCGCCACCGACCATTGCCGGTCACCAACCCGAAGTTCAGGCATCCACGTTCTCCCACGCCGCCGCACAGCGATTGCGCCCGTCGCGCTTGGCCCGGTACAGCGCCTGATCGGCACGCTGCAAGGCGTCGTCCAGATCATCGCCCAGTTCCAGCAGGGTCATGCCTGCCGACAGGCTGAGGTTACGCACGTTCAGGCCCACCAGTTCAACGTCGGTGAAAGCAATGCGCAGGCGTTCACAGCAAGCAGTCAAACGCTCGGCATCGCAGTCGGGCAGCAACACCACGAATTCCTCGCCACCGTAACGCGCCAGCACGTCGCCATCACGCAGACAGGCACCCGCCACGCCGGCGAACGCCTGCAACACCTGATCGCCGGCGGCATGGCCGTGCAGGTCGTTGATGCGTTTGAAGTGGTCGAGGTCGATCAGCGCCAGACCATGCACCACGCCCGGCTCCATCTCATCCAGTTCACGTGACGCCAGGCGCAGAAAATGCCGGCGATTGAACAGTCCGGTCAGCTCGTCGGTGGCCACCAGATCTTCGAGCTGGCGCATCATCCCGCGCAGGGTGTCCTGATGCGCCTGCAAGGCAAACCGGCGCTGGCGCATGCGTTGCCGTGAAACCTGAACGAAGCGTGCGTAAATCACCAGCCACGCCAGCACCATCGCCAGAATGCACACCTGCAACGCCGCCAGCGCCGGATCCGGCAGACGGAAGTGATAGCCATCCCAGAGGGTGATTGCACAGAAACTGAAGAACACCAGCAGCGCACAGCGAATGAACGCGCGCCGGGATAAATGGAACAGACCGAACAGCAGGATCAGCACGTAAAACACCAGAAACGCGCCGCGTGCTTCATCCAGGTGCGCGATCAGCCAGGTCTGCCAGCCGAGCCCGAGCAACACTTGCGCTTCCGTCATGCTCGGGTCGGAAAAGCGCTGGTTGCGCCCGGACCAGAACAGCGCAAACAGCGTGGCCTGGCAGATGACCACCAACGCGCTGCCGATGGCCACGCTGTTCAACGATTGCGGGTAATGCCCGGTAAAAAACGCCAGCCACAGCAGCAGCAAAGCCAATCCGTAAGTGGCGGCCGCGAGGGCAAAGCGCTTGAGCAAAAGGCGTTGAATGGCGTTATGGGTCAATCGTTGACTCACCGTGCGATAGGAGGCTGACCGAGTGTCCTACTCTACAGACCGGATGCCACTTTAGAGGGGCGGTCGATAAATGACCACCGATTTTCGGGCTCGAAAATTGACGTCAAAAGTGTGGCCTCAAAAGCCCCTCACCCTAGCCCTCTCCCCGAGGGAGAGGGAACTGACCGCATTGTTTATTTGAGATACGCCGACCTGATACATCATGCCGAACTCAGGTTTTGAATTCGCCACAAATCGGCTCCCTTCCCCCCTCTCCCCCTTGGGGGAGAGGGCTGGGGTGAGGGGGTGGGTATTGAAGTGCAAACCCGATGTTCGATATTCGCCCAACCATGCGACCAACGAATGACTGCCGGCGCGTGTATGCCCGGAAGAGGCGCGGTATACTGCCGCGCCTTTTTAGCGTCGCGCCAGCAGCCCCGGCGTGCCTTGAAAGGTGCTTGCGACCGACCGATGCACCCAAGCCGCAGGCACCTTATTGAATGTTCCCGTCTTTTAGAGGAGCGCGACTCATGACCGTGATCAAGCAAGACGACCTGATTCAGAGCGTTGCCGACGCCCTGCAGTTCATTTCCTATTACCACCCCGTGGATTTCATCCAGGCGATGCACGAAGCCTACCTGCGCGAAGAATCGCCAGCGGCCCGTGATTCGATCGCGCAGATCCTGATCAACTCGCGCATGTGCGCCACCGGCCACCGGCCGATCTGCCAGGACACCGGCATCGTCACCGTGTTCGTGCGGGTGGGCATGGACGTACGTTGGGATGGCGCGACCATGAGCCTGGACGACATGATCAACGAAGGCGTGCGCCGCGCCTACAACCTGCCGGAAAACGTTCTGCGTGCCTCGATCCTCGCCGACCCGGCGGGCGCTCGCAAAAACACCAAGGACAACACCCCGGCAGTCATCCACTACTCCATCGTCCCGGGCAACACCGTGGAAGTGGACGTGGCGGCCAAGGGCGGCGGTTCCGAGAACAAGTCGAAAATGGCCATGCTCAACCCGTCCGACTCGATCGTTGACTGGGTGCTGAAGACCGTTCCGACCATGGGCGCCGGCTGGTGCCCACCGGGCATGCTGGGCATCGGCATCGGCGGCACCGCCGAGAAAGCCGCGGTGATGGCCAAGGAAGTGTTGATGGAATCCATCGACATTCACGAACTGAAAGCCCGTGGCCCGCAGAACCGCATCGAAGAGATCCGTCTCGAGCTGTTCGAGAAGGTCAACCAGTTGGGCATCGGCGCCCAGGGCCTCGGTGGCCTGACCACCGTGCTCGACGTGAAGATCATGGACTACCCGACCCAC comes from the Pseudomonas sp. RSB 5.4 genome and includes:
- the pyk gene encoding pyruvate kinase, whose product is MSVRRTKIVATLGPASNSPEVLEQLILAGLDVARLNFSHGTPDEHKARAKLVRDLAAKHGRFVALLGDLQGPKIRIAKFANKRIELKIGDKFTFSTSHPLTEGNQQVVGIDYPDLVKDCGVGDELLLDDGRVVMRVETATATELHCVVTIGGPLSDHKGINRRGGGLTAPALTEKDKADIKLAAEMEVDYLAVSFPRDAADMNYARQLRDEAGGTAWLVAKIERAEAVADDETLDGLIKASDAVMVARGDLGVEIGDAELVGIQKKIILHARRHNKAVIVATQMMESMIQNPMPTRAEVSDVANAVLDYTDAVMLSAESAAGQYPLEAVQAMARICVGAEKHPTGKTSSHRIGKEFERCDESIALATMYTANHFPGVKAIIALTESGYTPLIMSRIRSSVPIYAFTPHREAQARAAMFRGVYTVPFDPASLAPNEVSQKAIDELVKRGVVEKGDWVILTKGDSYHTTGGTNGMKILHVGDPQV
- a CDS encoding enoyl-CoA hydratase-related protein, producing MTEAILLERERGLLTLRLNRPDKKNALTRAMYSRLAEALRQADSDPEINAVLITGSAECFTAGNDIADFIQQPPSDLDSPVFHFMLNLLECRKPVIAAVAGAAVGIGTTLLLHCDLVYVSRDARLRMPFVNLGLCPEFGSSLILPRLLGHAKAAELLLLGEGFSGEQAAQWGIATEALGSGEAALSKAREMALRFDELPAEAVRISKQLLKAPERELIRKVIEEEGVLFTQRLRSPEALAALTGFIKRH
- a CDS encoding iron-sulfur-binding ferredoxin reductase, with the translated sequence MPELRVGDRQWSVAAGSNLLDALNQNGVVVPYSCRAGSCHACLVQCVNGLPADSRPDALSAEQRQEGWRLACQCQVTENLEVHTFDPISDGRPAVVEALDWLSDNVLRLRLTPQRPLRYAAGQHLVLWINHIARPYSLASLPQEDRFLEFHLDCRQPGEFSDAARRLQIGDPIRLGELRGGALHYDPDWHTRPLWLLAAGTGLGPLFGVLREALRQDHQGAIRVIHLAHDAREHYLAKPLAALAAQRENLSVELWTAADSAAALAQLRLVSRQTLALVCGSSASVDAFAKRLYLAGLPRNQLLADVFLARG
- a CDS encoding GGDEF domain-containing protein, coding for MTHNAIQRLLLKRFALAAATYGLALLLLWLAFFTGHYPQSLNSVAIGSALVVICQATLFALFWSGRNQRFSDPSMTEAQVLLGLGWQTWLIAHLDEARGAFLVFYVLILLFGLFHLSRRAFIRCALLVFFSFCAITLWDGYHFRLPDPALAALQVCILAMVLAWLVIYARFVQVSRQRMRQRRFALQAHQDTLRGMMRQLEDLVATDELTGLFNRRHFLRLASRELDEMEPGVVHGLALIDLDHFKRINDLHGHAAGDQVLQAFAGVAGACLRDGDVLARYGGEEFVVLLPDCDAERLTACCERLRIAFTDVELVGLNVRNLSLSAGMTLLELGDDLDDALQRADQALYRAKRDGRNRCAAAWENVDA
- a CDS encoding fumarate hydratase; this encodes MTVIKQDDLIQSVADALQFISYYHPVDFIQAMHEAYLREESPAARDSIAQILINSRMCATGHRPICQDTGIVTVFVRVGMDVRWDGATMSLDDMINEGVRRAYNLPENVLRASILADPAGARKNTKDNTPAVIHYSIVPGNTVEVDVAAKGGGSENKSKMAMLNPSDSIVDWVLKTVPTMGAGWCPPGMLGIGIGGTAEKAAVMAKEVLMESIDIHELKARGPQNRIEEIRLELFEKVNQLGIGAQGLGGLTTVLDVKIMDYPTHAASLPVCMIPNCAATRHAHFVLDGSGPASLEAPSLDAYPEIVWEAGPSARRVNLDTLTPEEVQSWKPGETVLLNGKMLTGRDAAHKRMVEMLNKGETLPVDLKGRFIYYVGPVDPVGDEVVGPAGPTTATRMDKFTRQILEQTGLLGMIGKSERGPTAIEAIKDNKAVYLMAVGGAAYLVAQAIKKSKVLAFAELGMEAIYEFEVKDMPVTVAVDSNGESVHITGPAIWQQKIAESLAVEVQ